The proteins below are encoded in one region of Oryzias melastigma strain HK-1 linkage group LG7, ASM292280v2, whole genome shotgun sequence:
- the LOC112158735 gene encoding UDP-glucuronosyltransferase 2B17-like produces MASFPALVFFLLATTSLHSRCEAGKVLVYPVDGSHWTNMIKILEALHSKGHQITVLRSSTSWYISETSPYYTSITITQKQPQNIESQTSMATFMRQTLESRQYQGTLKGFFEFYRLFFNLIGDTQKSVANVAASIIENKTLVKELNQSEYDVFLTDPVFPAGVLLAHHLKLPLVLNVRWIVGGDPHYPIAPSPLSYIPVVFSHHTDKMSFIQRVKNVIYKGMLVYLHRYVSNPPYQAVCDRYFERGVSVMSLMQGADLWLIRTDFTFDFPRPTMPNVVYIGGFQCKPASPLPTDLEDFMQSSGEHGVIIMTLGTLLGDLGPNVSEIFAAAFANFPQKVLWRHTGPRPATLGNNTMLVKWLPQNDILGHPKTRLFVTHGGTNGVFEALFHSVPILGIPLIFDQYDNLVRMEAHGVAEIIDITAMDVKSLTNSLQNILDPTKPYKENMIKLSQIYRDQPIKPMDKAVFWIEFVMRHKGAAHLRTESYKLPWYAYHCLDAMAVIAVVGLFMLAFTLASCRCLFRCLTRMKKSKTE; encoded by the coding sequence ATGGCTTCATTTCCAGCCTTGGTGTTCTTTCTGTTAGCTACAACCTCCCTGCATTCCAGATGTGAGGCTGGGAAAGTGCTTGTGTACCCGGTAGATGGGAGCCATTGGACGAACATGATCAAAATACTGGAAGCGTTGCACTCAAAGGGCCATCAAATCACAGTCCTCCGCTCGTCAACCAGCTGGTACATTTCTGAAACTTCCCCTTATTACACCTCCATCACCATCACTCAgaaacagccccaaaacatagAGAGCCAAACCAGCATGGCCACTTTCATGAGACAGACTTTGGAGAGCCGTCAATACCAAGGCACACTGAAGGGATTCTTTGAGTTTTACAGACTTTTCTTCAACTTGATAGGAGACACCCAGAAGTCTGTAGCAAATGTGGCAGCTAGCATAATTGAGAATAAGACTTTGGTTAAGGAGCTGAATCAAAGCGAGTACGATGTTTTTCTGACTGACCCTGTGTTTCCAGCTGGAGTGCTGTTGGCGCATCATCTAAAGCTTCCACTGGTGTTAAATGTCCGTTGGATTGTAGGTGGAGATCCTCATTATCCTATTGCACCTTCCCCACTATCATATATCCCTGTTGTGTTTTCTCACCACACTGACAAAATGAGCTTTATTCAAAGAGTCAAAAATGTCATCTATAAAGGCATGTTAGTCTACCTTCACCGTTATGTCTCCAACCCCCCATACCAGGCAGTGTGTGATCGTTACTTTGAACGTGGTGTTAGCGTCATGTCCTTAATGCAGGGAGCTGATCTTTGGTTAATCCGAACTGACTTCACATTTGACTTCCCTCGCCCCACTATGCCCAATGTTGTCTACATTGGAGGCTTCCAATGTAAACCTGCCAGTCCTCTTCCTACAGATCTAGAGGACTTTATGCAAAGCTCTGGTGAGCATGGGGTGATTATCATGACTCTCGGGACCCTGCTCGGTGACCTCGGCCCTAATGTCTCAGAAATCTTTGCTGCAGCTTTTGCAAACTTCCCTCAGAAGGTCTTGTGGAGGCACACTGGACCACGACCAGCCACCTTGGGGAATAACACGATGCTAGTCAAATGGCTGCCTCAGAATGACATCCTCGGTCATCCTAAAACCAggctctttgtcacacatggaGGCACCAATGGCGTCTTTGAAGCCCTTTTCCACAGTGTACCAATCTTAGGTATTCCCCTAATCTTTGACCAGTATGACAACTTGGTGCGTATGGAGGCCCATGGTGTGGCTGAAATTATTGACATAACAGCAATGGATGTCAAGTCTCTGACAAACTCTTTACAGAATATTCTGGACCCAACAAAACCCTACAAGGAAAACATGATTAAACTTTCACAGATTTATCGTGATCAGCCAATAAAACCCATGGACAAGGCTGTTTTCTGGATAGAGTTTGTCATGAGGCACAAGGGAGCAGCACACCTTCGCACAGAGTCGTATAAACTGCCGTGGTACGCCTACCACTGTTTAGATGCGATGGCAGTCATTGCTGTAGTTGGATTGTTTATGCTTGCATTTACTTTGGCTTCTTGCAGATGTTTGTTTAGATGCCTGACAAGAATGAAAAAGTCCAAGACTGAATAA
- the LOC112159580 gene encoding P2Y purinoceptor 1-like has protein sequence MNSSGCVFKTYDGIENKLLPSFYAITLIIGLVDNAWGLKLLLQNWQKLGTINIFVLNLGLANVLHLFTLPFLMVYYFTGRKWIFGDVLCKVTRLCFNLNLYCSIGFLTCISVYRYLAIVHTMRMKGRLTVTRSVVISVLVWVLVSVQSAPDIFFPKTYNGQNKCFHSTTLPRTENYLKYSLVWTITGFCIPLLITLGCYGHVTLVLCRRNTIEKTLRQKCVKFLFILILLFSVCYIPYHIFWNLSLFSRVLYFKQTFCVWWDEHVFTGHQISRGLVTLNSALNPLVYLHMPEQIAAHIRQLPQRGCKIFNNFSVCSRRNISVSQTEDT, from the coding sequence ATGAACTCGTCCGGCTGTGTTTTCAAGACATACGATGGAATTGAAAACAAGCTGCTGCCTTCTTTTTATGCCATCACGCTCATCATTGGACTTGTGGATAATGCATGGgggctgaagctgctgctgcagaattGGCAGAAACTGGGAACCATAAACATTTTCGTCCTCAACCTCGGACTTGCCAACGTCTTGCACCTGTTCACGCTCCCCTTTTTGATGGTGTACTACTTTACTGGAAGGAAATGGATTTTTGGAGACGTTTTATGTAAGGTGACGAGACTCTGCTTCAACTTGAACCTGTACTGCAGCATCGGGTTCCTCACCTGTATCAGTGTGTACAGGTATCTGGCCATCGTCCACACTATGAGAATGAAGGGAAGACTAACCGTGACTCGTTCTGTGGTGATCTCAGTCCTGGTTTGGGTTTTGGTGAGTGTTCAAAGTGCGCCAGAcatcttttttccaaaaacgTACAATGGACAAAACAAGTGCTTTCACTCCACAACTTTGCCAAGGACTGAGAATTACCTCAAATACAGCCTTGTGTGGACAATCACTGGATTTTGTATCCCGTTACTCATCACACTGGGCTGCTACGGACATGTGACTCTTGTTCTGTGTCGCAGGAATACTATAGAGAAGACGCTGAGAcaaaagtgtgtgaaatttctttttatcttgaTTCTACTTTTCTCTGTCTGTTATATCCCGTATCACATCTTTTGGAACCTAAGTCTCTTCTCTAGAGTTCTGTATTTTAAACAGACATTCTGTGTTTGGTGGGATGAACACGTATTCACTGGTCATCAGATCAGTCGGGGGCTTGTGACTCTGAACAGCGCCCTCAATCCTCTGGTTTATCTTCACATGCCTGAACAAATTGCAGCTCACATCCGACAGCTTCCACAACGAGGCTGTAagattttcaataatttttctGTGTGTAGCAGACGCAATATATCTGTATCACAGACTGAAGACActtag